The Qingrenia yutianensis sequence TTTTTAACGGATATTCCGTTCCGAGGTTATGGGTAATCTCATAACCCTTGCCTACTTCACTGCTTTTGCAGCCCGCAAAAGATGCGAGAATAACAGAAACGCATAGAAGCAATACAACAATCTTTTTCATAGTCAATCTCCTTTTTATCATAAAAATTTTATAACTTTGACAGCCTTAATAATTTTAACGGCAGTTTTCCGCCGCGCGGATAACCATTCTTGTCGGGTGAAGTTCGTCATCGAGAGAAACCGGCATCTCGCCTGTTCCCAAAAGTGAGTCTATGTAACATTCAAAATATGTTTTCGGGTTTTCCGATGTATCAAGCTCACCCATATTTTTGTCACCGATAATAACTCTGCTCTTTCGTCCTGCGTCCATTATTTCGGCATATCCTTTTGTGCCGAAAATTCTCACACATTCGTTGCCGTACTTGCCTATTCCCTCAACGCTGTTCATATAATTTGCAACCGCCGACGCAACTGCGCCGTTTTCCATTTTCATCATATACGACACCGCCGTGTGCAGATTTCCGTATTGCGCACCGTTGCCGAGTTTTGTCTGAACGGCGTATATTTCTTTGATTTTAAGTCCCGTGATATGCTCGGTGAAACGCATATTGTGAATACCGACCTGACGGATAAGTCCGCCGTCGATATCCTCGTTTTGCGGACGGTGTGTTCCGAGCGGATACGATTTTTGCGAATATATTTGAACGATGTCGCCTATTTTATCGCTTAAAACAAATTTTCTCAAAGCGTAATACGGCTGTTTAAATGCCGTACCTGCCATTTCGTGAAACTGTTTTCCCGTCTTTTTCGACGTTTTAAGAATACGTTCCAAATCCTCCTCGCTCATAGCGCACGGCTTTTCCGCGTAAACGTGTTTTCCGGCAAGCATACATTTCACCGCGTCGTTTGCCTGCTCGCGCCTGTTGGGCGAACAAAGCGACACAAGCTCAATTCTTTCGTCTTTAAGCATTTCTTCAAGTGTATCGTAATACGTGACGTTTTCAAGTTTTTCGGAATTGGGACAGTGACACGACGCAACAATTTCTGCGTTTATATTCGGATTTGCCAAAACTTCGCGCGTTATCTGGTGACAGCCGTTGTCATAGTACACTCCGACTTTTATTTTCCGCATTTATATTCCTCCAGCGCTTTTTTTGTAAATTCTTCTATATTAACAAAGCTTTTCGTCCTTGCAGACTCATATGCTGCCTTGACAACTATAAGTCCTTCAACGCCTTTCCATACCGAAATCGGCGCTTTTTCGCCTTTTATTACCGCCTCGGTAAATTTAACGTGTTGTTCATACGGGTTGTCAATTCTGTAAAGATTTTTGCCGGCATCGGATACGGGATAACTTTTTTCGTCACCGCTTCCGTCGTAGTCGGCAATAATTCCCTTGTACGCGTTGTCACCCGACATATAAAACTTCCCTCCGCGGTAGATTACCGTGCCCTCGTTTCCGTAAACGCAAAAACTGTTTACCTTACTGCAGTACGAACTTTCAACACAGCCGACAACGCCGTTTTCAAATTTTATAATCGTCTGCGAAGAATCGTCGCCGCCGATATGCGGGCTCATAATGTTTTCGCAGTACGCGCCGATTTCGGAAATCTTGCTTCCGAGCACCCACGACAGAATGTCGTAATCGTGAACCCCGAGCTGAATAAGCGAACCGCCTCCGGTTTTTTCAACCGAACAGCGCCAGTTTTCCGCGCTGTTTGCCGATGCGCGTCTTACAAGAGATGTTCTTGCGTGCACTGACGAAATTTTTCCGATTGCACCGCTTTCGATTATGTTTTTAATCTCAATATATGCCGACGCGGAATGTCTGCTCATATACATTCCCACCGTTTTATCGGTCTTTTTCGACTCCTCGTAAATTTCAAACGCGTCGTCAAGCGTTGATGCTATCGGCTTTTGCAAAAGTACGTTTTTGCCTGCGCGCACCGCCTTTATAAACTGCTCTTTGTGCAGATGGTTGGGTGTGCTTATGTCCACAATATCAACGTCGGAATTTATTAAATCCTCATAGTTTGTCGAATAGCGCGATGCGCCAAGCATTTGTGCAACCTCGCGCGGATTGTCCGAGTCAAGCCCGACGACAAAATCAAGACGCGCACCTTTGATTTTTGTATAAATTTCGCGGTAGTTTTTCGCCATACCTCCGCACCCTATAAGACCTATTTTAAGCTCCTTCATAGCATTTCTCCTTGTTAAAAATGTCTATTTTCCGCACCGTTTGAGATATTCATTCCAAACGTTTTCAAACCAAAGCTCCGATTTTGGAATTTCTCTTACGTCCTCGCCGAAAGCGGAAAATTCGCCGTCTTTATAGCAAACGCTCACCGTTTTGCCGTCATATTCCGCATTTGACGAAATTTCAATGTCAAACACTTCTTTTCCTTTCGGAATGTTTTCGCACACCAGCGAACCACCGCGCGTGCCGATTTTATCCGCCGAATAAAGCATTGCACAGAGCACCGCCGACGATGTCAAATACGAATCCCGAAGCTTGAACAGTGCGGTTATATCACGCACACCGCCGTTTTTGTAGTCATCAAAAAAACTACCGTAACTTTTCAAAAACTCATTTTTCAGTTCCGCCATTTTGCGCGGTATTCTTATGTACGACGCAAAATTGCTCATTTTTTCACGGCAGGTGCGCTGACGGTCGTAAATTTCGCCGTTTATCTCACCGTTGTCGGACAAACAGAATATAAAATCAAAAATATCGCTATGCCTTAAAATTATATCTTCAATATTTTTCGGCTTTTCACCGTTTTTCTTTTTATATGCTATATGCTCCGCCGCGCGCATTGAGCCGACCTGTGTTGAGTTGAGCGCCGAACCGCCCGGACGGTATACACCGAATGTTCCTGCCGCCTCGCCTGCAGCATACAATCCGTCAATGTTTGTCTGCCAGTTTTTGTCAACCGCAATACCGCCGTTGTTGTGCTGTGCGCAAACCTCAACGCGCAAATATGAATTATACAAATCTATTCCGTTTTGCGCATAAAGGTCAATCGCCTTTTTATTCATCTTTTCAAGACGTTTAATCGGCGTTTTTATAAGTGCGCCCGAATTTTTAAGATAGTTATACGCCTCGTCCGACAGACTTTCAAAACCGTTTTCAAGCGCTTTCGGCTCTTTTGTAAAGTCCATATAAACCTTGTTTTTCTTGTTTACGGTTTCGTTAAAAATGATCATATCAATTATCGACGAACCTTTTATTTTTGCACTGTCAAACGGCCACTGATAGCCCTTTTGAAAAACAAAATTCACGGTGTCGGAAGGATTTTTAAAGTAATCGTTTAAAAATTCTCTTTCGTTTCCGTCTTTGTCAACCGAAACATACCGCGGAATAACCTGCTGATATGTTCCCGAAACGTTCCAGCGGAAATCCACCGACGCCAACCCATACTGCCATTCCTGTAAATTCGACGTTTTTGCGCCTGCCTCAACCGCAAGCGATGTCATACCCGTGTGACAGCAGGGATAAACGCTATTTTGATAAATTCCGGCAGATCCGCCCGTTGCGAGAATTATATTTTCACATTCAAAAATCAAAGGACGCATATTTTTTGAATTTTTGTCAATTCCGATCGCGCCGATAATTTTGTTTTCGTCACAGATTAAGCGCACAATCAGCACATTGTCGAAAATTCTTATATCTTTGCACCGAACGCTTTTTTCGAGTGCCTCGGTCATATATTTTGACGTTAAAGGCCCTGCCGACGTTGCCCTTTTGCAAACATCGTGGTCGGTCATATATCCTGCATATTCGCCGTATTCGTTTGTGGGAAACGGCACACCCAAAATTGCAAGCTTCATAAAGCTTTTTGCCGACCCTGCCGCCTCGCAGAGCGCCGTGTCGCCGTTTACCGATTTTCCGTCAAAAAGCGTTTTCGCCATTTTGCCTATGCCGTCCTCCTCACCCGACGACATAGAAAGTTTGTAATACGTTTGCTTGTCGCTTCCCGTATTGCGCGACGTGCCCATATTAAAACCCTCGGTTGCAAGTGCAATATCGCAAACACCCAAATCGCAAAGCCAGTCGGCGGCATTAAGACCCGCACAGCCGCTGCCTATAACGAGGGTATTAAGCTTGTAAATCGGAATTTCAAAGTTTTTATACTTATACAAACAATTATAATCTTGCAATATGAAATCCTCCGTCCACATCTATTGACTGCCCGATAACATATGGCAAATCGCCCGAACAAAGCGTGTATACCGCCTTTGCTATATCCTCCGGCATACCCCATCTTTTTTGTGGGAGCAGTCCGCCGTCTATCAAAGCGTCGTATTTATCTTTAACCTTGTCGGTCATAGATGTTGAAATTATGCCCGGACGGACTTCGTTTACTATAATTCCGTCGTTTGCAAGTCTGTCCGCAAAGAGCCTTGTAATCATTGAAACACCAGCCTTTGATATGCAGTATTCCCCGCGGTTTACAGAACTTGTGTATGCCGACATAGACGAAATATTTACAATATATCCTCTTACGCCGTCTTTTAATTCCTGTTTAAGCATTGCGTTTGCCGTAAGCTGGGTTAAAAAGAGTGTTCCTTTTGTGTTGATGTTCATAACAAAATCGTAGCTTTCCTCGCTCATTTCAAGAAGGTCGGCACGCACTCTCGGCGCAACGCCCGCAACATTTACAAGAACATCTATCCGTCCGCACTTTTGAATTGCGGTGTTTATAAGA is a genomic window containing:
- a CDS encoding Gfo/Idh/MocA family protein, whose protein sequence is MRKIKVGVYYDNGCHQITREVLANPNINAEIVASCHCPNSEKLENVTYYDTLEEMLKDERIELVSLCSPNRREQANDAVKCMLAGKHVYAEKPCAMSEEDLERILKTSKKTGKQFHEMAGTAFKQPYYALRKFVLSDKIGDIVQIYSQKSYPLGTHRPQNEDIDGGLIRQVGIHNMRFTEHITGLKIKEIYAVQTKLGNGAQYGNLHTAVSYMMKMENGAVASAVANYMNSVEGIGKYGNECVRIFGTKGYAEIMDAGRKSRVIIGDKNMGELDTSENPKTYFECYIDSLLGTGEMPVSLDDELHPTRMVIRAAENCR
- a CDS encoding Gfo/Idh/MocA family protein codes for the protein MKELKIGLIGCGGMAKNYREIYTKIKGARLDFVVGLDSDNPREVAQMLGASRYSTNYEDLINSDVDIVDISTPNHLHKEQFIKAVRAGKNVLLQKPIASTLDDAFEIYEESKKTDKTVGMYMSRHSASAYIEIKNIIESGAIGKISSVHARTSLVRRASANSAENWRCSVEKTGGGSLIQLGVHDYDILSWVLGSKISEIGAYCENIMSPHIGGDDSSQTIIKFENGVVGCVESSYCSKVNSFCVYGNEGTVIYRGGKFYMSGDNAYKGIIADYDGSGDEKSYPVSDAGKNLYRIDNPYEQHVKFTEAVIKGEKAPISVWKGVEGLIVVKAAYESARTKSFVNIEEFTKKALEEYKCGK
- a CDS encoding FAD-dependent oxidoreductase, which translates into the protein MQDYNCLYKYKNFEIPIYKLNTLVIGSGCAGLNAADWLCDLGVCDIALATEGFNMGTSRNTGSDKQTYYKLSMSSGEEDGIGKMAKTLFDGKSVNGDTALCEAAGSAKSFMKLAILGVPFPTNEYGEYAGYMTDHDVCKRATSAGPLTSKYMTEALEKSVRCKDIRIFDNVLIVRLICDENKIIGAIGIDKNSKNMRPLIFECENIILATGGSAGIYQNSVYPCCHTGMTSLAVEAGAKTSNLQEWQYGLASVDFRWNVSGTYQQVIPRYVSVDKDGNEREFLNDYFKNPSDTVNFVFQKGYQWPFDSAKIKGSSIIDMIIFNETVNKKNKVYMDFTKEPKALENGFESLSDEAYNYLKNSGALIKTPIKRLEKMNKKAIDLYAQNGIDLYNSYLRVEVCAQHNNGGIAVDKNWQTNIDGLYAAGEAAGTFGVYRPGGSALNSTQVGSMRAAEHIAYKKKNGEKPKNIEDIILRHSDIFDFIFCLSDNGEINGEIYDRQRTCREKMSNFASYIRIPRKMAELKNEFLKSYGSFFDDYKNGGVRDITALFKLRDSYLTSSAVLCAMLYSADKIGTRGGSLVCENIPKGKEVFDIEISSNAEYDGKTVSVCYKDGEFSAFGEDVREIPKSELWFENVWNEYLKRCGK
- a CDS encoding 3-ketoacyl-ACP reductase, giving the protein MKSAIITGCCGGIGGAAAEKFLSEGYFVVGMDICDKTNICNEIFSYVKGDLSKKADRENLINTAIQKCGRIDVLVNVAGVAPRVRADLLEMSEESYDFVMNINTKGTLFLTQLTANAMLKQELKDGVRGYIVNISSMSAYTSSVNRGEYCISKAGVSMITRLFADRLANDGIIVNEVRPGIISTSMTDKVKDKYDALIDGGLLPQKRWGMPEDIAKAVYTLCSGDLPYVIGQSIDVDGGFHIARL